The region ttttttcctgctccCGAGACAGGCTCTTTCtatgtggccttgaactcacagagattctcctgtctctgcctctttagtactgggattaatgaCACgcaccactatacctggctcTGATTCTTATTCTAACAAGCTAGCTCTGATTTCAAGGAGTACAGCGATGCACTGATCTAAGTATATGTGTCCCTTATACCTAAAAAGGTCCCAACCACCATAATGAATGGTGCAGAGAGCTCAGATCATCCAGTTTCAAATTCCAGGGCCTTCTTAGGCCATCCAGAGTTTGCCACTGTGGGCTAAGGATAGCCAGTCTTCTCATGTGGGCCTTCAGTGCTGACCCCAGACCTCTCAGTTAGCATAGCTCTGGCATGCTGTGTGCATTCAGTCTATGCTTGGGGTAGGGGGATGGAGAGGGCAGGGTGATAGCCCGCAAACCCCATGAAGGACAGAGGAACTGGGAAAGGACCAGAATTTTAGCAGGAAGTGGCCAGGGGAAGTGAGGGCCTCCCATTGCCCCTGTCTGCGCTATGATAACATAGAAGGGTTTCCTGCCTCTGGAGAGGGGCCTGGACAGATGGTAAAAGTTAGTAGAAGCAGGATGCTGGGCTGGGCCTCAGTGGCAGCCACAGGCCTTGACCACCATGTTGCGGTGTTTCCGCAAGATGACGTTGTTGCTGCTGTCGTAGTACAGCACAGAGGTGGCACTCAGTTTGGTGGGTGCACAGCATGCCTTGGGGACAACATCTGGCTTCATCAGGTGCAcctggcagggagggaaggaggggacacAAGCAAGGTTGTGAACCTGGTGTCCTCCTCAAAGAACTACCCAGCAAAGCCTCAGCTCTTGCTTGCCTCCTTTCCAGAAGGACTGAGTCGCTCACTAGCCCAACGTCATTCTCCACCTTGGGCTAGAGTAGGTCCCTCATTATAATTTGTCCTGCCTGGTGGGCTCAGAGCACAGGCCAGGCACACTAACACAAAAGGCTATGGGCATTCTCAGCTCCTGGTCCACTGTCATATCCAAGTCTGCCCAGACACAGGCAGTCCTGCTACTCTCCAGCCCTGGGTGCCCACGAGTGCCTCTTCTGGGCCCTCACTACCCCACACTGCCCTGTGCTCAACTACATTCCTAACAGGTatagagcagtgtgtgtgtgtgtgtgtgtgtgtgtgtgtgtgtgtgtggtgtgtgtgtgtgtgtgtgtgtgtgtgtgtgtgtgtgtgtgtgtgtgtttagctgtCTAGAGCCTCCCCTTGGCTTCCCAAGTCCCAGGAGTGGGGTCTACAGGAAGCAGTCTGATGGGCACCCCCTCCCCACAGGCTTTCACAGCCCAGAAGCCCAGCTATAACTGGGCAAGTATGAGGCAGCAGCTtcactgaggccatggagggaggaGAGCCCTCAGGGGCGACATATAGCCAGACTGGGACTGGGGGCAGCTGTTCCTCACCTCTCCATGTACAACGTCACATGACATAACTAGGAGATGTTAAGTGTGCCTGTGTCAGAGGAGGAAGCGTGGCTGAAATGGCTGGAATCTAGAAGAGGCCATTTCTGCGGTGGGACATTAGAGAGAGGGGTGTTGATACCATAGGACACCTCCTTCTTACACTTGTCACAGCCCTAGGCTTCGTCAGATGACAGTGTGGATAACAGTCTTTCATTCACTCAGCAGCCACAAAACTAACTCATAGTTTGCATGGGGCCATCTGTGTATTCTTGTTATTGTtgtgctgtgttgtgttgtgttggtttggttaggtttgatttggtttggtttggtttggtttggtttgagacagggtctcagtatgtagcctggaacttgctatttagacctgactgggggcaggggtggaTTTCAaggcaggtttctctgtgtagccctggctgtcctggaactcactctgtaaaccctgcctctacctcctgagtgcaaagattaaaggcatgtgctaccactgcgctggctgattttcttctttctattgcTGTCCCGGATGCTCCTGATGCAGAAGTGCAAACCAGGCTCTCTCCATCACCAACGAACAGCTTTACCCTAGACCTTATGGTCCTCCTCTTGCTCACTGCTGCTTTACTTATGTGCTTAACACAGCCTCCCCAGGGGACAGAGGTTGTCCTGTCTGCTGCTGGGACAAGTCATGAGCTCTCACTTTAGCCAAGCCACTGCCATTGGGGCAACAGAGCACAGAGCAAAGTGGGGAGGGGACAAGACCCAGAGACTCAGGTGCACCATCATACCAGGGGTCTCCCTTACTTGGGGACTAATGACTGCATATCTCACTGTCACCCTGGGCTGCTCCTCCCAGGTGTCCAGCAAATGCCAATGGCCACAGTGAAAGGATTCCTTAGCGCCAGCTCAGAGCAGCTCTTTGAATTCACTGTGCTCACTCTGGGACATCACTTGGCACAGCCTCTTGCTAGATAAAGACAAAGCTGTGGAACCCCAGGACATCAGGGAAAAAAAGTTCTAGAAGGTTCCAATACCAGACTCAGCAAGCACAAACGCCTTTCAATACAGGCTGCAGTGTGACTTCGGCTAGAACCTGCTTCCTAAACTGAAAATGGCCTAGATTCTAAAGCTTACCAGTGCTACCCTAAGAGAACAGTCAGGAAAGAGGAGGGGTCAAAAACAGCAGCAAGGGTGGAGTTCTGGATAGACCTCAGTTGGCCGTGAGCCTGTTCAGGGTGCAGAAAGCCCCAGATTTGACCCACAACGTCACATAAACTGGGCATAATATTGCACAtgaataatcccagcactctggaccagaggtggggggagcagaagttcaaagtcatccttagttACCTACTGAGTCCTAATCCAGCCTGGGATGTAAGGGGAAAGGTATTAGGAATGACCCAAGGCCCAGAACAGAGCCCAGGGAGGCCTACCTGCCAGGCAGGACGGATGAGCATACCAGGGAGGTCAGATCCACTGTGTCCATTTTATACTTGTCCACTGAGGTCACACAGGCCCCTGTGGGATGCCCGAGTGTTGTATGTGTGCCTCAGTGTGATCACAGGGGCTGTGGCATGTCAAACTGGGTCCTATCCAGGTCCACAGGCTTGCTGTTGTGCATGTGCAGTGCATGTGTGCGCTGCTGCTGTCTGCACATAGATGCCCACGCAGCAACAACTCTTACTGAGGTTCTGGAATCAAACTCTAGCTGAGCCTGCCTAGAAAGCCCCTCCTCCTGCTGTTCTTACCCCTCCTTGCCCCACTCCACCTGTCACAGCAGGCTACTGTGGTACTGACCAGAGATTGCAAGATGGCATGGTTGGTGGCATTCATACAGGAGTCCAGTGGGAAAGCACATTCCCCTTCACAGTAATAGGCGGAGTAGCCCTGGGGAGCGATGACCCAGTcctggggatgggagagaggagtCACATCAATGTCCTTCCAAGACCATTGTCACGGCTCCTGTCACAGGATGACCTGTGGCTGTGTACCCTCATCCCTCAGTGACCCTCTCCTCAGTAGGCAAAGCTGGACCCCAGCTCTCTTTACACCCTCGTCTCCTCCACAGGCTGCCCCTATGCCTCCTGCAGCAGCTGAGGCCCTGCCcacccagcctcagtttccttgttgGAGTACTGACGGCTTACTGGGCAGAGCCCACAGACCGCCTCCATTTTCATAACTTTGATGCACATTAAAGGCACAGTAGCTCCACCCCCGACCCCACTGGAGGCACCAAGGTCTGCAGGTAGCAGGCAGAGGAAAGGCAGAAATTACCAGCCAGCCAAGGTCTCGGAAGCTGACGTAGAGCTCATGCCTGCGGCAAACCTCTCTGCCGCGGGAACTGTGGCCATCATCTGCAGGGACGAGAAGGCACAGTCTATTCAGGGGTCCTGCCCTACAGAGTTGTCATGGGTACTCCCAGTGGTGATGTGACAGGAGGCACATTTACAATGAAGGACAAGAGCACTGGAATCACAAGGTCCACTTCTGGATCCCTGCTCGTGCCGTGACCCAGCTCAACAGTCCTTCTGTGGCTCCATCACCACAGGCTATGGCTATGTTCACCAAGATCTCTCACCTTGCTGCCTGGAGGGCCTCCAGATGTTCCAGAGAACACCCCAACAGGACCCCAGGGCACACTGCTTTCCTCTGCAGCCCTCTCCCCTAGCCAGGCACACCCCAAAGGTCAAGGGTCTCCAATCAGATCTACTGGAAGGCTACCACTTTGTAAAGAGACCTCCCAGGAGGCTCAACCCCACCCTCACCAAAGATCCCTGGGAGTTTGTTGGGGTGCGGAAGCTCGTTCGTTTTCTTTGGCTGCCTCCTCTTCAGTGGTCTCGCTGCCCGAGGGGCCCGCACAGGACTCTGGCTGGCCCTGAAGAAGGTTACCATGAAAGGCTGTCTGGAGCGTGGTGCTTGTCGTCCAAGCAGACCAGCCAGGCCAGGATCCATGCTGTgccctgggagacagagacagagacaacggAAAGGGAAGTTCGGGGACTTGACTTGTGGATGGTAGCATGGCACCTATGAACCTGTTTCCTTGTCCGGAGACCAATCTAAGTACTCTGGCAAGCAGGTCTGATGTGTCGGGGCCAGGGACCTCTGTAGCCACAGGCATCCCTGCTAGTGATAACCTGATAGACTTGAGAAACATTTGACAGGAGTCAGGATTGCAAACAGTAATTTCCTCAATCAGTCTCACTATAACCCCATATATCTTTTTGGAGGTaggagatgggggggggcagtttcaagacagggtttttctgggtagccttggctgtcctggaacacacttcatagagcaggctggccttgaactcacagagatcaacctgactctgcctcctgactgctgggattaaaggtgttcaccactgTCCGgtccatattttattctttatggaACACAGGTCACAGTCACTCAGAGATGACCAGAGTTCACTACTGGTATGATGCTCAGGACTGGGGCTCCCTTGGTCCAGTGATCTAACACACACCCGGGCCCTATCAGTCTGTACTTCCTAGGGATTAGGTGTGGTTCATGACACACCAGGTCATGGCAGCTTCTACAAGGACAAACCTTGGGTTTATTCTCCCAGCATGGCAAGCTTGCTCATCCAAGGGTAGGGCATTCACTGCCTCTCAGATTCTTACAACCAAGGCCCCAGGCAGAACCAGGACAGAAGTCAGAGCAGTCACAAAGTCAAGGGTTCAGTTCACAGCCTGCTCATTCCAGTGCCAACTGTGTGCTCGCTAGGCCAGCCAAGGGCTTCAAAGAAAGGAGGGGGCTTCAGGGAGACAGACCAGAGTCCTGTCCACAGGAAGACTATGGAACGTATACAGGGGGATTTCACCCCAGATCCACTAAGGATAGCAGATGTCTCCACAGCACAGTAAGGCCAGGTGAGCAGCCTCCATCACCAGCTCTGGCTTTGGTGGTAGGCCCTGCCAGTGTCCcctgtcctctcttccttccttcctttcttccttcctttcttccttcctttcttccttcctttctttctttctttctttctttctttctttctttctttttttaagatttatttattttatgtatatgagtacacactgtagctgtacagatgattgtgagccttcatctggttgttgggaattgcatttaggacttctgcttgctctggtcaaccccgcttGCTCAGTTCCTActggctctggcccaaagatttattattataaataagcacactgtagctgtcttcagatgcaccagaacagggcgtcagatctcattacgggtggttgtgagccaccatgtagttgctgggatttgaactcaggaccttgggaagagtagtcagtgctcttacccgctgagccatctctccagcccccctc is a window of Mus caroli chromosome 4, CAROLI_EIJ_v1.1, whole genome shotgun sequence DNA encoding:
- the LOC110293403 gene encoding bone morphogenetic protein 8A, encoding MAMRPGPLWLLGLALCALGGGHGPRPPHTCPQRRLGARERRDMQREILAVLGLPGRPRPRAPPAAARQPASAPLFMLDLYHAMTDDDDGGPPQAHLGRADLVMSFVNMVHVHRESDLFFLDLQTLRSGDEGWLVLDITAASDRWLLNHHKDLGLRLYVETTDGHSMDPGLAGLLGRQAPRSRQPFMVTFFRASQSPVRAPRAARPLKRRQPKKTNELPHPNKLPGIFDDGHSSRGREVCRRHELYVSFRDLGWLDWVIAPQGYSAYYCEGECAFPLDSCMNATNHAILQSLVHLMKPDVVPKACCAPTKLSATSVLYYDSSNNVILRKHRNMVVKACGCH